A single window of Paludisphaera rhizosphaerae DNA harbors:
- a CDS encoding fused MFS/spermidine synthase — protein MGTKGLIGLFGLATLGASALLFAVQPMIGKMLLPAFGGTPGVWNACMLFFQAALLAGYAYAHAVSKWLGPRGRAVLHGLLAIGSLAFLPVVIAPDASPPTAGAWGPGLWVFGLLATTIGPPFVLASASSPLLQRWYAEAGGRNPFALYAASCAGNLGALAAYPLLIEPFSTLGWQSRAWAAGFGLATAAMLGCGIAADRRCAVLDQAESTHRTTPREFAGWMTLAGLPVIWLLAATTHITSELAPMPLLWTIPLGLYLVTYILAFAGAGGWWASRLSPTFPWLATALALVLAAGFVHLPWIPLHLATFFVAALLYHHRLADSRPEPARLTTFYLAIGLGGALGSLFCAILAPWLFDRMLEYPLVLAVSALVLPGLDRHGFPPARGEGRLAILSGLLVPSVILLAGVILTNRPDVRDSAVGAVLLTLAAGLGVLAVWRARSRPFRFGLTLAALLLAGGLAPDPGGEVVRRSRNFFGRLRVLHEPVSDVFRLMHGSTLHGQQGRSPATREEPSTYFTRSGPIGDLFTAMVANLDRPGTRVGVVGLGTGTLACYARPGQDWTFYEIDDAVVRAAEDETCFTYLADARRRGATVSTVEGDARLRLAAAPDGGFALLVLDAFSSDAVPTHLLSREAIALYRRKLAPGGILAFNLSCRFLDLPPLMAVQARDAGLACLVRRDLNIPPEAKTAGKLPSIWAVLADPSSAPTLPPSWAAPSLRPGASPWTDDYSDLATYLRLTPPRAAAPIGFDRAALEGPSISIPRGENQGLSAARRR, from the coding sequence ATGGGGACGAAGGGGTTGATCGGCCTGTTCGGCCTGGCGACGCTCGGGGCCTCTGCGCTCCTGTTCGCGGTCCAGCCGATGATCGGCAAGATGCTGCTGCCGGCGTTTGGCGGGACGCCAGGGGTCTGGAACGCCTGCATGCTCTTCTTTCAGGCCGCGCTCCTGGCGGGTTACGCCTACGCCCATGCGGTCTCGAAGTGGCTGGGGCCTCGCGGTCGCGCCGTCCTGCACGGGCTGCTTGCGATCGGGTCGTTGGCCTTCCTGCCCGTCGTGATCGCCCCGGACGCCTCGCCGCCGACGGCCGGCGCCTGGGGGCCGGGGTTGTGGGTCTTCGGTCTTCTCGCGACGACGATCGGCCCTCCGTTCGTGCTGGCCTCGGCCTCGTCCCCCCTGCTCCAGCGCTGGTACGCCGAGGCTGGCGGCCGGAACCCGTTCGCCCTCTACGCCGCGAGCTGCGCCGGCAATCTGGGGGCCCTGGCCGCCTACCCGCTGCTGATCGAGCCCTTTTCGACGCTCGGCTGGCAGTCGCGGGCCTGGGCGGCGGGGTTCGGGCTCGCCACGGCGGCGATGCTCGGCTGCGGGATCGCCGCCGATCGCCGTTGCGCCGTCCTGGATCAGGCTGAATCGACGCATCGGACGACGCCCCGCGAGTTCGCCGGCTGGATGACGCTCGCCGGACTGCCGGTGATCTGGCTGCTGGCGGCGACCACTCATATCACCTCCGAACTGGCCCCGATGCCCCTGCTCTGGACGATCCCGCTGGGGCTGTACCTGGTTACGTACATCCTGGCCTTCGCCGGCGCGGGGGGATGGTGGGCGTCTCGACTGTCCCCGACGTTCCCCTGGCTGGCGACCGCCCTGGCCCTGGTGCTGGCGGCGGGCTTCGTGCACCTTCCCTGGATTCCCCTGCACCTGGCGACGTTCTTCGTCGCCGCCCTGCTCTACCACCACCGCCTGGCCGACTCCCGCCCCGAACCCGCGCGACTGACGACCTTCTATCTGGCCATCGGCCTCGGCGGGGCCCTCGGCAGTCTCTTCTGCGCGATCCTGGCCCCCTGGCTGTTCGACCGGATGCTTGAGTATCCGCTGGTTTTGGCGGTGAGTGCCCTGGTTCTACCCGGTTTGGACCGACACGGCTTTCCCCCCGCGAGGGGGGAAGGCCGCCTGGCGATACTCAGCGGCCTCCTCGTCCCATCCGTCATCCTCCTCGCCGGCGTCATTCTGACCAACCGGCCGGATGTGCGGGATTCGGCGGTCGGGGCGGTCTTGTTGACGTTGGCGGCTGGCTTGGGAGTGCTGGCGGTTTGGCGGGCAAGAAGCCGACCGTTCCGGTTCGGCCTGACCCTGGCGGCGCTCCTGCTGGCCGGCGGACTGGCGCCCGACCCGGGGGGCGAGGTCGTCCGACGGAGTCGCAACTTCTTCGGCCGGCTTCGGGTCCTGCACGAACCGGTCTCGGACGTCTTCCGCCTGATGCACGGGAGCACCCTGCACGGCCAGCAGGGGCGGTCGCCGGCGACTCGCGAGGAACCCTCCACCTACTTCACTCGATCGGGTCCGATCGGCGATCTTTTCACGGCGATGGTGGCGAACCTCGACCGCCCCGGGACTCGTGTCGGGGTGGTCGGCCTGGGAACCGGGACGCTCGCCTGCTACGCCCGGCCGGGTCAGGACTGGACGTTCTACGAGATCGACGACGCCGTGGTCCGGGCGGCCGAGGACGAAACTTGCTTTACCTACCTGGCCGACGCCCGCCGCCGCGGGGCCACGGTATCGACCGTCGAGGGGGACGCCCGCCTCCGCCTGGCTGCCGCGCCGGATGGCGGCTTCGCCTTGCTCGTCCTCGACGCCTTCAGTTCCGACGCCGTGCCGACCCACCTCCTTTCACGCGAGGCGATCGCCCTCTATCGCCGCAAGTTGGCTCCCGGCGGGATTTTGGCGTTCAACCTCTCGTGCCGGTTCCTGGACCTGCCGCCCCTCATGGCCGTCCAGGCCCGCGACGCCGGCCTTGCCTGTCTCGTCCGTCGCGATCTGAATATCCCCCCCGAAGCGAAAACCGCCGGCAAACTCCCATCGATCTGGGCCGTCCTGGCCGATCCCTCCTCCGCTCCGACCCTCCCACCGTCCTGGGCCGCCCCGAGCCTTCGCCCGGGCGCTTCCCCCTGGACCGACGACTACTCCGACCTGGCGACTTACCTCCGCCTGACCCCTCCCCGCGCGGCGGCTCCGATTGGGTTTGATCGCGCGGCTTTGGAAGGACCTTCAATCTCGATTCCACGCGGTGAAAACCAGGGGTTATCGGCCGCTCGACGCCGCTGA
- a CDS encoding DUF1501 domain-containing protein, with protein sequence MTPNNPAAPIPHSKTPSTRREWLLRAAGGFGALPLLDLLARDVAATENVVIPGAPSNAPWTRPATAKSVIFLFMEGGPSHMDLFDPKPLLNKLAGKPIPSSFKPVITPMGEFYSPILPSRRKWKQYGESGAWVSDWLPHTAECVDDLAIIRSCWADGLNHVNGVCQMNTGSTRSGRPSLGSWVSYGLGTENQDLPGYVVLHDYPKSTVAGGPRNWGTGFMPATHQGTRIDAGDVPIANLRPPVGVAGGRQEAKLALLDQLNRRHMDDRRDQTELDARIKSYELAFRMQAEAPEAVDLSRETAETFDLYGINDPVTESMGRNCLLARRLVERGVRFVQLYCGAGSKWDSHSDLEGNHGKCCRSSDKPVAGLMKDLKRRGLLDQTLVIWGGEFGRTPMSEKGDGRDHNANGFTMWMAGGGVKPGITLGATDEAGLHAIEDRLHVHDLHASILHLLGADHTKLIYRHQGRPERPTINEGQVCTKLMA encoded by the coding sequence ATGACCCCCAACAACCCCGCCGCTCCGATCCCCCACAGCAAGACGCCTTCCACGCGCCGGGAGTGGCTCCTCCGGGCGGCCGGCGGTTTCGGCGCCTTGCCGCTCCTGGACCTGCTCGCCCGCGACGTCGCCGCTACCGAGAACGTCGTGATCCCCGGCGCGCCTTCGAACGCCCCCTGGACGCGGCCGGCGACGGCCAAGAGCGTCATCTTCCTGTTCATGGAAGGGGGGCCGAGCCACATGGACCTGTTCGACCCCAAGCCGCTCCTGAACAAGCTGGCGGGCAAGCCGATCCCCTCCAGCTTCAAGCCGGTCATCACCCCGATGGGCGAGTTCTACTCGCCGATCCTCCCCTCGCGGCGCAAGTGGAAGCAGTACGGCGAGTCCGGCGCGTGGGTCTCCGACTGGCTGCCGCACACGGCCGAATGCGTGGACGACCTGGCGATCATCCGGTCGTGCTGGGCCGACGGCCTGAACCACGTCAACGGCGTCTGCCAGATGAACACCGGGTCGACCCGCAGCGGCCGGCCCTCGCTGGGGAGTTGGGTCAGCTACGGCCTGGGGACCGAGAACCAGGACCTCCCCGGCTACGTCGTCCTCCACGACTACCCCAAGTCCACCGTGGCCGGCGGCCCGCGCAACTGGGGGACCGGCTTCATGCCGGCGACCCACCAGGGAACCCGCATCGACGCCGGCGACGTGCCGATCGCCAACCTCCGGCCGCCTGTGGGCGTTGCCGGAGGCCGCCAGGAGGCCAAGCTCGCCCTGCTGGACCAGCTCAACCGCCGCCACATGGACGACCGCCGCGACCAGACCGAGCTGGACGCCCGCATCAAGAGCTATGAATTGGCCTTCCGCATGCAGGCCGAGGCCCCCGAGGCCGTCGACCTCTCGCGCGAGACGGCCGAGACCTTCGACCTCTACGGCATCAACGACCCCGTCACCGAGAGCATGGGCCGCAACTGCCTGCTCGCCCGCCGCCTCGTCGAGCGCGGCGTCCGGTTCGTGCAGCTTTACTGCGGCGCGGGCTCCAAGTGGGACTCGCACTCCGACCTGGAAGGCAACCACGGCAAGTGCTGCCGGTCCAGCGACAAGCCCGTCGCCGGCCTGATGAAGGACCTCAAGCGCCGGGGCTTGCTCGACCAGACCCTCGTCATCTGGGGCGGCGAATTCGGCCGCACGCCGATGTCCGAAAAGGGGGACGGCCGCGACCACAACGCCAACGGCTTCACCATGTGGATGGCCGGCGGCGGCGTGAAGCCCGGCATCACCCTGGGCGCCACCGACGAGGCCGGCCTGCACGCGATCGAGGACCGCCTGCACGTCCACGACCTCCACGCCTCGATCCTCCACCTCCTGGGCGCCGACCACACCAAGCTCATCTACCGCCACCAGGGCCGCCCCGAACGCCCCACCATCAACGAGGGTCAGGTCTGCACCAAGTTGATGGCGTGA
- a CDS encoding PSD1 and planctomycete cytochrome C domain-containing protein, with product MGAVSERRMRGVGLIATLAVAVVSARAVAGEGESDAADPRAQAERIRFFEQEIRPILATKCQSCHGAEKQKGGLRLDSREALLQGGETGPAVAPGKPDESPLIEAVRYEGLEMPPNGKLEDKQVAAIARWVAEGAAWPAEPAAAKADAPRPKIEKADASFWSFRPLKQVEPPGPETFAATPWANWGRTPVDAFVLKGLLEHGLTPAPEADKRALIRRVTFDLTGLPPTPAQVDAFLADDSADAYEKAVDRLLASPDYGDRWGRHWLDVVRYAESDGHNKDDYRPDAWRFRDYVVRSMNADKPYDRLVAEQLAGDELAPTDPDALVATGFLRMGPYEYNQRDVRGQWNDILNEATDVVGEAFLGLSVGCARCHDHKFDPIAQADYYRLRAFLAPILPNDSLALYTAAQKAEHDAKYAEWEEASAEVRAKIAEIEKPYRQKKAATAVSLFTADLQTLLATPDEKLSPYDRQIKALANRQVIEDGDDPLTATTIKTADRPRWQALIDELKTFNSIKPAPLPVAMGVRDVCVEAPPTTIPGGRKGTTPIEPGCPSVFDPAPTAVSPCSSAPASTGRRSALAAWINRPDNALTNRVIVNRVWQYHFGRGIVATSNDFGKLGELPSHPELLDWLARRFVADGRRFKELHRLMVTSAAYRQSAFRPESEVEASVLVDPANKLLWKRPVRRLEAEAIRDAMLAVSGELAPSNGGPPADAITSPRRSVECKVIRNKRDAVLDAFDAPDAFNSAGLRNTTTTVTQTLLLINGPWTLDRAKALAARLTREAGESPRERVALAYRLALGRAPDEDEAAAGEAFLRRGDEKQAIVDYCHVLLNSSEFLYVD from the coding sequence ATGGGTGCCGTTTCGGAGAGGCGGATGCGCGGGGTGGGTCTGATCGCGACGCTGGCCGTCGCGGTCGTCTCGGCGCGCGCCGTAGCCGGAGAAGGTGAGAGCGACGCCGCCGATCCCCGGGCTCAGGCTGAGCGCATCCGGTTCTTCGAGCAGGAGATCCGGCCGATCCTGGCGACGAAGTGCCAGTCCTGCCACGGAGCCGAGAAGCAAAAAGGCGGCCTGCGGCTAGACTCGCGTGAAGCGCTCCTGCAAGGCGGCGAGACCGGGCCGGCCGTCGCGCCCGGGAAGCCCGACGAGAGCCCGCTGATCGAGGCCGTCCGTTACGAGGGGCTGGAAATGCCCCCGAACGGGAAGCTGGAAGACAAGCAGGTCGCCGCCATCGCCCGCTGGGTCGCCGAGGGGGCCGCCTGGCCGGCCGAACCCGCCGCCGCCAAGGCCGACGCCCCCCGCCCCAAGATCGAGAAGGCCGACGCCTCGTTCTGGTCGTTCCGGCCGCTCAAGCAAGTCGAACCGCCGGGACCCGAGACGTTCGCGGCGACTCCCTGGGCGAACTGGGGCCGCACGCCGGTCGACGCGTTCGTCCTCAAGGGCCTGCTGGAACACGGGCTGACTCCCGCCCCCGAGGCCGACAAGCGAGCCCTGATCCGCCGCGTGACCTTCGACCTGACCGGCCTGCCCCCCACCCCCGCGCAGGTGGACGCCTTTCTGGCCGACGACTCGGCCGACGCCTATGAGAAGGCGGTCGACCGGCTGCTGGCCTCGCCCGACTACGGCGACCGCTGGGGCCGCCACTGGCTGGACGTCGTCCGCTACGCCGAATCCGACGGCCACAACAAGGACGATTACCGCCCCGACGCCTGGCGGTTCCGCGACTACGTCGTCCGTTCCATGAACGCCGACAAGCCCTATGACCGCCTCGTCGCCGAGCAACTCGCCGGCGACGAGCTGGCCCCGACCGACCCCGACGCCCTGGTCGCGACCGGCTTCCTGCGGATGGGTCCCTACGAATACAACCAGCGCGACGTTCGCGGCCAGTGGAACGACATCCTCAACGAGGCGACCGACGTGGTCGGCGAGGCCTTCCTCGGCCTGAGCGTCGGCTGCGCCCGCTGTCACGACCACAAGTTCGACCCGATCGCCCAGGCCGACTACTACCGCCTCCGGGCGTTCCTCGCCCCGATCCTCCCCAACGATTCGCTCGCCCTCTACACGGCCGCCCAGAAGGCCGAGCACGACGCGAAGTACGCCGAGTGGGAGGAGGCCTCGGCCGAGGTCCGGGCGAAGATCGCCGAGATCGAGAAGCCCTACCGCCAGAAGAAGGCAGCCACGGCGGTCAGCCTGTTCACGGCCGACCTCCAGACACTGCTTGCCACGCCCGACGAGAAGCTCTCCCCCTACGACCGCCAGATCAAGGCTCTGGCCAATCGCCAGGTCATCGAGGACGGCGACGATCCGCTGACCGCCACGACGATCAAGACGGCCGACCGCCCCCGCTGGCAGGCGCTGATCGACGAGTTGAAGACGTTCAACTCGATCAAGCCCGCCCCGCTGCCGGTGGCGATGGGAGTCCGGGACGTCTGCGTCGAGGCTCCGCCCACCACGATCCCCGGCGGTCGCAAGGGGACGACGCCGATCGAACCGGGGTGTCCGTCGGTCTTCGACCCGGCCCCGACCGCCGTCTCGCCCTGCTCGTCGGCGCCGGCGTCGACGGGGCGCAGATCGGCGCTGGCGGCCTGGATCAACCGGCCGGACAACGCTCTGACGAACCGGGTGATCGTCAACCGCGTCTGGCAGTACCACTTCGGCCGGGGGATCGTCGCGACCTCGAACGACTTCGGCAAGCTGGGCGAGCTGCCGTCGCACCCCGAATTGCTCGACTGGCTGGCGCGTCGGTTCGTCGCCGACGGCCGTCGGTTCAAGGAGCTGCATCGGCTGATGGTCACGTCGGCCGCTTACCGCCAGTCGGCCTTCCGGCCCGAGAGCGAGGTCGAGGCCTCCGTGCTCGTCGACCCGGCGAACAAGCTGCTCTGGAAGCGGCCCGTCCGTCGCCTGGAGGCCGAGGCGATCCGCGACGCCATGCTGGCCGTCTCCGGCGAACTGGCCCCCTCGAACGGCGGCCCCCCCGCCGACGCGATCACGAGCCCCCGCCGCTCGGTCGAATGCAAGGTGATCCGCAACAAGCGCGACGCCGTCCTCGACGCCTTCGACGCGCCCGACGCCTTCAACAGCGCGGGGCTCCGCAACACGACCACGACCGTCACCCAGACCCTCCTGCTCATCAACGGCCCCTGGACGCTCGACCGCGCCAAGGCCCTGGCCGCCCGCCTCACCCGCGAAGCCGGCGAAAGCCCCCGCGAGCGCGTCGCCCTGGCCTACCGCCTGGCCCTCGGCCGAGCCCCCGACGAAGACGAGGCCGCAGCCGGCGAAGCCTTCCTCCGCCGCGGCGACGAGAAGCAGGCGATCGTCGATTACTGTCACGTGCTGCTGAATTCGAGCGAGTTTTTGTACGTGGATTGA
- a CDS encoding ABC transporter ATP-binding protein: protein MPAKKSQPSPSHHHQPGSRRGFRSFLRSQREALKRKPEEAPLDDRNRNHPALRHRSLPELYRELYRLLQGRRAALASALVLLSMGTVLKLIPPAATKAAIDYVLMGRPIPEVVSRWSPVPIPESPQVRLQMLVAVVAGVTIVATFIGLWSRWIATRTTKRVQIDVRRKVYDHAMRLPLHRVYALKSGGTASLLREDAGGVGELIFSMIYNPWRAVVQFIGGLLVLAWVDWRLLAGAVVLLPALYVSDRFWNRRIRPIYREVRKKRQQIDAEATEVFGGMRVVRAFGRQKSESTRFTIANHMMARLELFVWWVSRVVELVWELIVPLASVGLLYYGGSQVLAGKLSLGDMMMFLVYLTMLLEPMAVLATSVTQFQNNLSGFDRVLDLLAEPREMADRPGSLRVDKGSVEGRITIEDVSFAYPGSDRLVLRDVDLEVEPGETIALVGRSGSGKTTLCNLVARFYDPTLGSVKLDGVPLPEYDVESYRRLLGVVEQDVFLFDGSIADNISYGDRSASRERIIEAAEAANAAEFIERMPEGYDTIIGERGVRLSGGQRQRLAIARAILADPRIFILDEATSNLDSESERLIQQSLARLLKGRTSFVIAHRLSTIKSADRILVLQDGVVVEAGAHEELMAADGPYRDMVELQSLGGEP from the coding sequence ATGCCCGCCAAAAAGAGCCAGCCCTCTCCCTCGCACCACCACCAGCCCGGCAGCCGCCGGGGATTCCGGTCGTTCCTGCGGTCCCAGCGCGAGGCCCTCAAGCGCAAGCCCGAGGAGGCTCCGCTCGACGACCGCAACCGCAACCATCCGGCGCTGCGGCATCGCTCGCTCCCCGAACTCTATCGCGAACTGTACCGCCTGTTGCAAGGCCGCCGCGCGGCCCTGGCGTCGGCGCTCGTGCTCCTGTCGATGGGCACCGTCCTCAAGCTGATCCCCCCCGCGGCGACCAAGGCGGCGATCGATTACGTCCTGATGGGCCGGCCGATCCCCGAGGTCGTCTCGCGGTGGTCGCCCGTGCCGATTCCGGAGTCGCCCCAGGTCCGGCTCCAGATGCTGGTGGCGGTCGTCGCCGGGGTGACGATCGTCGCCACGTTCATCGGGCTGTGGAGCCGTTGGATCGCCACCCGAACCACGAAGCGGGTTCAGATCGACGTCCGCCGCAAGGTCTACGACCACGCCATGCGCCTGCCGCTGCACCGAGTCTACGCCCTCAAGTCGGGCGGGACCGCGAGCCTCCTGCGTGAAGACGCCGGGGGCGTGGGCGAGTTGATCTTCAGCATGATCTACAACCCCTGGCGGGCCGTCGTCCAGTTCATCGGCGGGCTGCTGGTGCTGGCCTGGGTCGACTGGCGGCTGCTGGCGGGGGCCGTCGTGCTGCTGCCGGCGCTCTATGTCTCGGACCGCTTCTGGAACCGCCGGATCCGGCCGATTTACCGCGAGGTCCGCAAGAAGCGCCAGCAGATCGACGCCGAGGCCACCGAGGTCTTCGGCGGGATGCGGGTCGTTCGAGCGTTCGGCCGCCAGAAGTCGGAGTCGACCCGGTTCACGATCGCCAACCACATGATGGCCCGGCTGGAGCTGTTCGTCTGGTGGGTCTCGCGGGTCGTCGAGCTGGTGTGGGAGCTGATCGTCCCGCTGGCCTCGGTGGGCCTGCTGTATTACGGCGGCTCGCAGGTGCTGGCCGGGAAGCTCTCGCTGGGCGACATGATGATGTTCCTGGTCTACCTGACCATGCTGCTGGAACCGATGGCCGTCCTGGCGACGAGCGTCACCCAGTTCCAGAACAACCTCTCGGGCTTCGACCGCGTCCTCGACCTGCTGGCCGAGCCCCGCGAGATGGCCGACCGCCCGGGGAGCCTGCGGGTCGACAAGGGGAGCGTCGAGGGCCGGATCACCATCGAGGACGTCTCGTTCGCCTACCCGGGCTCTGACCGGCTCGTCCTCCGCGACGTCGACCTGGAGGTCGAGCCCGGCGAAACGATCGCCCTGGTGGGCCGCAGCGGGTCGGGCAAAACCACGCTCTGCAACCTGGTCGCGCGGTTCTACGACCCGACGCTCGGGTCGGTGAAGCTCGACGGCGTGCCGCTGCCGGAGTACGACGTCGAGAGCTACCGCCGCCTGCTGGGCGTGGTCGAGCAGGACGTCTTCCTCTTCGACGGTTCGATCGCCGACAACATCAGCTACGGCGACCGCTCGGCCTCGCGCGAACGGATCATCGAGGCCGCCGAGGCCGCCAACGCCGCCGAGTTCATCGAGCGGATGCCCGAAGGGTACGACACGATCATCGGCGAGCGCGGGGTCCGCCTCAGCGGCGGCCAGCGCCAGCGCCTGGCGATCGCCCGCGCCATCCTGGCCGACCCGAGGATCTTCATCCTCGACGAGGCGACCAGCAACCTCGACAGCGAGAGCGAGCGGCTCATCCAGCAGAGCCTCGCACGCCTGCTCAAGGGCCGGACGTCGTTCGTGATCGCTCACCGCCTGAGCACCATCAAGAGCGCCGACCGGATCCTGGTCCTGCAGGACGGCGTGGTCGTCGAGGCCGGCGCCCACGAGGAACTCATGGCCGCCGACGGCCCCTATCGCGACATGGTCGAGCTGCAGAGCCTCGGCGGCGAGCCCTGA